A stretch of the SAR86 cluster bacterium genome encodes the following:
- a CDS encoding zinc-binding dehydrogenase, producing the protein MYAITLREYGDETKLKLEDDLTVSEPKPNQILVKVSASSVNPLDLMKREGYGRSIFEKQRKHIFPWIIGSDFSGIVAEIGSNISQFKIGDEVWGCSSNANSGTHAEFVCIDVDEITHKPSSLDHLQAASLPYVAQTTWSAIIRWAGLRPQDLAGKKVFIQGGAGGVGCFSIQLFKSMGCEIATTCSEKNVELVKSLGADHVVDYNTSDFEEMLNDYDIAYDLLGDHVSDHAVEKCCSILKKTSDSHYITLTHPLVSTMDAKGILLGAPHALYLRQMQKRKFRPINIHWSIYRPSLSGLEQLTELVQDGTIKPIIDSVFRIEDIGQAHRKAATGHVSGKIIIEHKR; encoded by the coding sequence ATGTACGCAATAACTTTACGAGAATATGGAGATGAAACTAAGTTAAAGTTAGAAGATGACTTAACAGTGTCTGAACCAAAACCAAACCAGATCTTAGTTAAAGTTTCTGCGTCTTCTGTTAATCCCCTAGATCTAATGAAGAGAGAAGGTTATGGAAGATCTATATTTGAGAAGCAAAGAAAACATATTTTTCCTTGGATAATAGGATCAGATTTCTCAGGCATAGTTGCTGAAATTGGATCAAATATTTCTCAATTTAAAATAGGAGATGAGGTTTGGGGTTGCAGCTCTAATGCAAACTCTGGCACTCATGCTGAATTTGTGTGTATTGATGTAGATGAAATAACTCATAAACCAAGCAGTTTAGACCACTTGCAAGCAGCATCTTTACCTTATGTAGCACAAACTACTTGGTCGGCAATTATTAGATGGGCAGGACTTCGACCTCAGGATTTAGCAGGAAAGAAAGTCTTCATACAAGGTGGTGCAGGGGGTGTGGGGTGTTTCTCCATACAGTTATTTAAAAGTATGGGTTGCGAGATAGCTACAACCTGTAGTGAAAAAAATGTGGAACTGGTGAAATCTTTAGGTGCAGATCATGTGGTTGATTACAACACATCAGATTTTGAAGAGATGTTGAATGATTATGATATTGCCTATGATCTTCTGGGAGATCATGTATCAGATCATGCAGTAGAAAAATGCTGTTCTATCCTAAAGAAAACTTCAGACTCACATTACATAACACTAACCCATCCATTGGTAAGTACTATGGATGCTAAAGGCATTCTTCTCGGTGCTCCTCATGCTTTGTATTTAAGACAAATGCAGAAAAGAAAATTTCGCCCAATTAATATTCATTGGTCTATATATAGACCAAGTTTATCTGGTTTAGAGCAACTGACAGAATTAGTTCAGGATGGAACAATAAAGCCCATTATAGATTCAGTTTTTAGAATAGAGGATATAGGACAAGCCCATAGAAAAGCAGCAACTGGACACGTTAGCGGCAAAATAATTATTGAACATAAAAGATGA
- a CDS encoding pyridoxine 5'-phosphate synthase, producing MTNLSVNVNKIAWLRNARGEGRPDIIELSKILINCGIQGLTVHPRPDLRHITPDDVYDISSLCKESNVEFNIEGNPYSEPTEIYPGFVNLVKEIEPDQCTLVPDSPEQITSDHGWQIKDNDLENIKEIVNTLKTTKTRISFFVDPDTFHIDQIKLTGADRIELYTGPYAVNPTLEVVSQYEEAFNHAKDIGLGVNAGHDLDLNNLQLFLSKVPADEVSIGHALISDALINGLEVVTKQYLDLCK from the coding sequence ATGACAAATTTAAGTGTTAATGTAAATAAAATTGCATGGTTAAGAAATGCTAGAGGCGAAGGCAGACCTGATATCATTGAATTATCAAAAATCTTAATTAATTGCGGAATTCAAGGGTTAACTGTTCATCCAAGACCTGATTTGAGGCATATAACTCCAGATGATGTTTATGATATTTCTTCACTTTGTAAAGAATCAAATGTTGAATTTAACATTGAGGGAAATCCATATTCAGAGCCTACAGAAATTTATCCTGGTTTTGTTAATTTAGTCAAAGAAATTGAACCTGATCAATGTACATTAGTGCCAGATTCTCCTGAACAGATTACTTCTGATCATGGATGGCAAATTAAAGATAATGATCTTGAAAATATTAAAGAAATAGTCAATACACTTAAAACTACTAAAACTAGAATAAGTTTCTTTGTTGACCCAGATACATTTCACATAGATCAGATAAAATTAACTGGCGCTGATAGGATTGAGCTTTATACCGGTCCATATGCTGTTAACCCAACTCTCGAGGTAGTCTCTCAATATGAAGAGGCCTTTAATCATGCTAAGGATATTGGGTTAGGCGTAAATGCAGGTCATGATCTAGACCTAAATAACTTACAATTATTTTTATCAAAAGTACCTGCTGACGAAGTATCGATAGGCCATGCATTGATTTCAGATGCTCTTATCAATGGGCTAGAAGTTGTAACTAAGCAATACCTTGATTTATGTAAATAA
- the grxD gene encoding Grx4 family monothiol glutaredoxin yields the protein MTIIEELENQVKENPILLYMKGSPEAPQCGFSSKASQILISCGKPFSFVDILSNPEIRANLPQFSNWPTFPQLFVNGELIGGCDIISELHEAGELQAIIDSVEQQD from the coding sequence ATGACTATAATTGAAGAATTAGAAAACCAAGTTAAGGAGAACCCGATACTCTTATACATGAAAGGTTCACCAGAAGCTCCTCAATGTGGGTTTTCATCAAAAGCTTCGCAGATTTTAATATCATGTGGAAAACCTTTTTCATTTGTGGATATTCTTTCAAATCCAGAAATACGAGCAAATTTACCGCAATTTTCAAACTGGCCGACATTTCCTCAACTCTTTGTGAATGGAGAGTTAATTGGAGGCTGTGATATTATTTCTGAGTTGCATGAAGCAGGTGAGCTCCAAGCAATAATTGATTCTGTTGAACAACAGGATTAA
- a CDS encoding homocysteine S-methyltransferase family protein, translating into MKNLIIGDGGMGSELRFRGVEVPSHVESIWSALALIDNPEVIKQIHLDYIEAGAEYITVNNYAVTQPILERAGMSDQLEELTLLSISLAKDAIKESGKNIMVAASLPPLETSYRADLIQETSKMADQYGELAEILEGQVDIMLCETMANSDEGRVALSSIQNSKAKKWLSWTLHGNRLNMLPSGETIVEAFEAVPDLACDAYLINCCGANLVTESLKELKKLTDKPIGGFANSEMIEAIQNDSSNISAENDHWSSASVIDEKTYTDEVSKWIDEGATILAGCCRTRPSHIEEMTERLKQK; encoded by the coding sequence TTGAAGAATCTAATCATAGGTGATGGAGGAATGGGCTCTGAATTAAGATTCAGAGGAGTCGAAGTACCTTCTCATGTTGAGTCAATCTGGTCTGCTTTAGCTCTTATTGATAACCCAGAAGTTATAAAACAAATACATTTAGATTATATTGAAGCAGGAGCTGAATATATCACTGTTAATAATTATGCAGTGACTCAACCAATCTTAGAACGTGCAGGAATGTCAGATCAACTTGAGGAATTAACACTACTTTCAATTTCTCTTGCTAAAGATGCCATCAAAGAGTCGGGTAAGAATATAATGGTTGCCGCTTCATTGCCTCCTCTGGAGACTAGTTATAGAGCTGACCTTATTCAAGAGACGTCGAAAATGGCTGATCAATATGGAGAGCTGGCTGAGATCTTAGAAGGACAAGTAGATATAATGCTATGCGAAACAATGGCTAATAGTGATGAAGGTAGAGTTGCGCTCTCGTCAATTCAAAATTCTAAAGCTAAAAAATGGTTAAGTTGGACTTTACATGGTAACAGACTAAATATGTTGCCTAGTGGCGAAACAATAGTTGAAGCCTTTGAAGCAGTTCCAGATTTAGCTTGCGATGCTTATTTGATTAATTGTTGTGGTGCTAATCTCGTCACTGAATCATTAAAAGAACTGAAGAAACTCACTGACAAACCTATTGGAGGATTTGCTAATTCAGAGATGATAGAGGCAATTCAAAATGATTCGTCAAACATAAGTGCTGAAAATGATCATTGGTCCTCAGCATCGGTTATTGATGAGAAAACTTATACTGACGAAGTTTCCAAATGGATAGATGAAGGTGCCACAATACTTGCCGGGTGCTGTCGCACCAGACCATCTCATATAGAGGAGATGACAGAAAGGTTAAAACAGAAGTAA
- a CDS encoding alpha/beta hydrolase, translated as MYYHPIQQKINKSEPIIFIHGTGMDHTVWTLPVRYFSRKKTDVLAIDLPGHGQNKDKPLDSISKISTYIYNFLDRYKIQRCSLVGHSMGSLIALEMASSRPERVKAISMIGTAFPMQVNEALLESAKSNPQVAINILTFMGYSFSSRLGGNKTPGMWMTESTKRLMQKSKKGIIYKDLKACSEFTDGLDKAKKVEAKVQLILGSNDFLTPRIKAQDLIDNFNQPLVEEILGSGHSLMMEEPNKVLDYLIKLLKN; from the coding sequence ATGTATTATCATCCTATCCAACAAAAAATTAATAAAAGTGAACCTATTATTTTTATTCACGGTACTGGCATGGATCATACGGTATGGACCTTACCAGTGAGATACTTTTCTAGAAAAAAAACAGATGTACTGGCAATAGATTTGCCTGGTCACGGACAAAATAAAGATAAACCACTGGACTCAATATCTAAGATTTCAACCTATATTTATAATTTTCTAGATAGATATAAAATTCAAAGATGCTCCTTAGTGGGACATAGTATGGGTTCTCTAATAGCATTAGAAATGGCATCTTCTCGACCTGAAAGAGTCAAAGCAATATCTATGATAGGAACAGCTTTTCCAATGCAGGTAAATGAAGCATTATTGGAATCTGCAAAAAGTAATCCTCAAGTTGCTATAAATATACTCACATTTATGGGATATAGTTTTTCTTCACGATTAGGTGGCAATAAAACACCCGGGATGTGGATGACAGAATCAACTAAAAGACTGATGCAGAAAAGTAAAAAAGGAATTATTTATAAGGACTTGAAGGCATGCTCTGAATTTACTGATGGTCTTGATAAGGCAAAAAAAGTTGAGGCTAAAGTACAATTAATTTTAGGTTCTAATGATTTCTTAACACCAAGGATTAAAGCACAAGATTTAATTGATAATTTCAATCAACCTCTCGTAGAGGAAATACTTGGCTCTGGACATTCCTTGATGATGGAAGAGCCAAACAAAGTGCTCGACTATTTAATTAAATTACTTAAAAATTAA
- a CDS encoding O-acetylhomoserine aminocarboxypropyltransferase: MKKPKDLNLETLSLHAGNKPDSDFGSRATPIYQTSSFVFPDSETAAGIFNNERAGHTYSRITNPTNAVLEERISSLEGGIGAISTASGQAALFLAITTILGKSSHIVASKSLYGGSHNLLEYTLPRFGITSSFVDFRKPKNIKSAIQKNTGLIFGETLGNPGLDVMNIEMVSNIAHQNKLPLLVDSTFTTPYLMKPFDYGADLIFHSATKFLSGHGVVIGGLLVDSGKFEWSSNKKFKTLNEPYNGFHNMKFVEEFGPAAFINRARKEGARDFGACMSPHTAFLILQGLETLSLRMEKHISNTREIVSFLNEHKEVKSVSYPELENHPDNKLAQEILPRGCGAVFTFEIEGGLESGKKFIESLNIFSHLANVGDAKSLVIHPASTTHHRMDTLALKNAGISESTVRLSIGIEDINDLKEDLDEALKQANR, encoded by the coding sequence ATGAAAAAACCTAAAGATTTAAATCTAGAAACATTATCTTTACATGCAGGAAATAAACCTGATTCAGACTTTGGCTCAAGAGCTACACCAATCTATCAAACCTCATCTTTTGTCTTTCCAGACTCAGAAACAGCAGCAGGAATTTTCAATAATGAAAGAGCTGGTCATACCTATTCTAGGATAACAAACCCTACTAATGCAGTTCTGGAAGAGAGAATCAGCTCATTGGAAGGTGGAATAGGTGCAATTTCAACAGCTAGCGGACAAGCTGCACTCTTCTTAGCAATTACAACAATATTAGGTAAAAGTTCACACATAGTAGCTTCTAAGAGTCTCTATGGAGGAAGTCATAATTTACTTGAATATACATTACCAAGATTTGGAATTACCTCTTCTTTTGTGGACTTTAGGAAACCTAAAAATATAAAGTCGGCTATACAAAAAAATACAGGTTTGATATTTGGTGAAACTCTAGGTAATCCTGGTCTTGATGTTATGAACATTGAAATGGTTTCAAATATCGCACATCAAAATAAATTACCACTTTTGGTAGACTCTACTTTTACCACGCCCTATTTAATGAAACCTTTCGACTATGGAGCTGACCTGATTTTTCACTCAGCTACCAAATTCCTCTCAGGACATGGAGTTGTTATAGGTGGACTGCTGGTGGATAGTGGTAAATTTGAATGGAGTTCAAATAAAAAATTTAAAACACTAAATGAACCTTATAACGGATTTCATAATATGAAATTTGTAGAAGAGTTTGGACCTGCCGCCTTTATTAATAGAGCCAGAAAAGAGGGAGCAAGAGACTTTGGTGCTTGCATGAGTCCTCACACCGCCTTTTTGATTCTGCAAGGATTAGAGACACTTAGTTTAAGAATGGAAAAACATATTTCAAATACTCGTGAAATTGTTTCATTTCTCAATGAACACAAAGAAGTTAAAAGTGTTTCTTATCCTGAACTAGAGAATCATCCGGACAATAAACTAGCTCAAGAAATTCTACCAAGAGGTTGTGGAGCAGTTTTTACATTCGAAATTGAGGGTGGACTTGAATCTGGTAAGAAATTTATTGAATCATTAAACATCTTCTCTCATTTAGCAAACGTAGGTGATGCAAAATCATTAGTAATTCATCCTGCTAGCACGACTCACCATAGAATGGATACTCTAGCGTTAAAAAATGCTGGAATTAGTGAATCTACAGTAAGACTTTCAATAGGTATCGAAGATATAAATGATTTAAAAGAAGATCTTGATGAAGCATTAAAACAAGCGAATCGATAA
- a CDS encoding carboxylesterase family protein: protein MSKILLLIFFLSSWMIAAIELDKQLIIGDVEYLAKYQTDSNTFIFRGIPYAEPPINNLRWKSPIPAKKNLKIDARQFKPACMQDRYNTDWYHNVIKAFGSDPSLFEHVNSISEDCLYLNIWTKSLETSARKPVMVWIHGGNDTAGWSYEPDYIGHNLSNKDVVVVSIGYRLNIFGFFKHPNMSKQTGNFGLEDQILSLQWLKENIKYFGGDPNNITIFGESAGGAHISYHLVSPASEGLFEKAIIQSGGYNLVSPYSLLDIQEAYNFAKEATDIISPNNFEALRNIDSKRLLDVSKAMGYPFHPIIDGNLIEKQILNIYSRGNLNKVDLIIGSNKNEEYLYIDKEMSLEDLIKQIKERNPDKADKIISLLDLSDIPLASDRVGTNQLTACPSIFIARQMTKSGNKVYQYLFSKQRIKSENILSYHGAEIPYVFSTHDAYLPTTNNDLKLTDSIMNYWTQFAKKGNPNSDNTDVYWDEFGDEENYIILDTTIKTDQKLEKELCDLIFTN from the coding sequence ATGAGTAAAATCTTATTATTAATTTTTTTTCTTTCAAGCTGGATGATCGCAGCTATAGAGTTAGATAAACAATTAATCATTGGGGATGTTGAATATCTAGCTAAATATCAAACAGATAGCAATACTTTCATTTTCAGAGGAATACCTTATGCAGAACCTCCTATTAATAACCTTAGATGGAAGTCTCCAATACCTGCAAAGAAAAACTTAAAGATTGATGCAAGACAATTTAAACCCGCATGCATGCAAGATAGATACAATACGGATTGGTATCATAATGTCATAAAGGCTTTTGGAAGCGATCCATCTCTTTTTGAGCACGTCAATTCAATATCAGAAGATTGTCTCTATCTGAATATTTGGACCAAATCATTAGAAACTTCTGCTAGAAAACCTGTAATGGTATGGATCCATGGTGGAAATGATACCGCTGGTTGGAGTTATGAGCCTGACTACATTGGTCATAATTTGTCCAATAAAGATGTTGTAGTTGTATCAATTGGCTATAGGTTAAATATATTTGGTTTTTTTAAACATCCAAATATGAGCAAACAAACAGGTAATTTTGGCCTAGAAGATCAAATTCTTTCTTTGCAATGGTTAAAGGAAAACATTAAATATTTTGGAGGCGATCCTAACAACATAACTATCTTTGGAGAATCCGCAGGAGGTGCTCATATTTCATACCATCTAGTTTCGCCAGCTTCTGAAGGGCTATTTGAAAAAGCTATTATACAAAGCGGTGGTTATAACCTTGTTAGCCCATATAGCTTATTAGACATTCAAGAAGCTTATAATTTCGCAAAAGAGGCCACAGATATTATTAGTCCAAACAATTTTGAAGCTTTAAGAAACATAGACTCAAAGAGATTATTAGATGTATCTAAGGCCATGGGTTATCCATTTCATCCAATTATCGACGGGAATTTGATAGAAAAACAAATCTTAAATATTTACTCAAGAGGAAATTTAAATAAAGTTGATCTTATTATTGGAAGTAATAAAAATGAAGAATACCTTTATATAGACAAAGAGATGTCTCTTGAAGACTTGATCAAACAAATTAAAGAAAGAAATCCTGATAAAGCCGATAAAATAATATCTCTACTGGATTTATCTGATATACCTTTAGCATCTGATAGAGTTGGGACAAACCAATTGACAGCTTGTCCTTCAATTTTTATTGCAAGACAAATGACTAAATCTGGCAACAAGGTTTATCAATATTTATTTAGTAAACAAAGAATTAAAAGTGAAAATATTCTCTCTTATCATGGAGCTGAGATTCCATATGTTTTCAGTACTCATGATGCATATCTCCCTACAACAAATAATGACCTAAAGCTTACTGACAGCATAATGAATTATTGGACCCAATTTGCTAAAAAAGGAAATCCAAACTCCGATAATACTGATGTTTATTGGGACGAATTTGGTGATGAAGAGAACTACATAATTCTTGATACTACAATTAAGACTGATCAGAAACTTGAAAAAGAGCTTTGTGACTTAATATTCACAAATTAG
- a CDS encoding TonB-dependent receptor, with protein MRKYIPAFELKDSVLKKALSFGSIATLGTMHSGDLLSDETEELNDVEEIIVTASKRESKIEDLPMSVQAIAGSRLESANVNDFMDYAELIPSLSYIQYGPGRSAFYIRGTSDGNFGNLAGPNTTVAMYIDESPINTVGLNPDLHIYDMERIEVLNGPQGTLYGSSAQGGTVRLITKKPQLDEFDLGAELDLSSGSDADNSESLEAYINLPISDNVAARVSAYNVTEGGFIDLVGGTRTFSGSGYEVPLLSEDDHNESEVEGFRASVRAWINENLMATLTHISQESYTSGSWDHQPDTLGDLKTSRIKDEFTDDQWDQTSLTLEGNIGESSFTYAGTFFDRDVRYLWDYNDYVEYYSLDAVGVNGFGYASYYTCDYYSYYYYGTYDCNNPTMWADYSLSMERDTHELRFSGGEEGDKVQWLIGVFYDKLENPYQYTYKWPGLQDEWSNGSFGGTGIAGREGIWWDADNLRKDETKAVYGEAIISLNENTDLTVGLRAFDSKLTFDAKDGYFGGYGIDYYGHEANRTEKDSGISPKLAISRTLENNALLYFNFSQGYRPAGTNRTNKNSDSAPLYYDSDELNNYEVGYKYSNSDGTQRFNIAGYMMDWKDMQTAVYDRDLATIQFNTNIGDARITGVELDWTIITDNGFLIVLGASLIDPKLEEDFVLNGVVQATSGTQLANVAKQKASIAINKEFSFAGRNAYWDLNLSRTGKRESSITNPVNQPAYTLGSFSSTLEGENWDGTLYVDNISDERAVIWEYQGFRPETKFTNRPREIGIRLKYKL; from the coding sequence ATGCGCAAATATATACCAGCCTTTGAATTAAAAGATTCAGTTCTAAAAAAAGCTTTATCTTTCGGAAGTATAGCTACTTTAGGAACAATGCATTCCGGTGATTTACTTAGTGATGAAACAGAAGAACTTAACGATGTAGAAGAAATTATCGTTACTGCTAGTAAGAGAGAATCTAAAATAGAGGACCTCCCAATGAGCGTACAAGCTATAGCTGGGTCAAGATTAGAGAGTGCTAATGTTAATGACTTTATGGATTATGCTGAGCTAATTCCTTCTCTTTCTTACATCCAGTATGGACCTGGAAGATCCGCTTTTTATATCAGAGGCACCTCAGATGGAAACTTTGGGAATCTGGCTGGTCCCAATACAACTGTTGCAATGTACATAGACGAATCTCCTATTAATACAGTTGGCTTAAATCCTGATTTACATATCTATGATATGGAAAGAATTGAGGTACTTAATGGACCTCAGGGGACCTTGTACGGATCTAGTGCTCAAGGAGGAACTGTCAGACTCATAACTAAAAAACCTCAATTAGATGAATTTGATCTGGGTGCAGAATTAGACTTATCTTCTGGATCAGATGCCGATAATTCTGAGAGTCTAGAGGCTTACATAAATTTACCTATATCAGATAATGTTGCAGCAAGAGTCTCTGCCTATAATGTGACAGAAGGTGGCTTTATAGACCTTGTAGGCGGTACTAGAACTTTTTCAGGTAGCGGCTACGAAGTTCCACTATTAAGTGAAGATGATCACAACGAAAGTGAGGTTGAAGGTTTTAGAGCTTCAGTGAGAGCATGGATTAATGAAAATTTAATGGCGACTCTTACTCATATAAGTCAAGAATCTTATACCTCTGGAAGTTGGGATCACCAACCAGATACCTTGGGAGATCTAAAGACCAGTCGGATTAAGGACGAATTTACCGATGATCAATGGGATCAAACTAGCCTTACTCTAGAGGGCAATATTGGTGAATCTTCTTTTACCTATGCAGGTACTTTCTTTGATAGAGATGTTCGTTATCTTTGGGATTACAACGATTATGTTGAGTACTATAGTCTCGATGCAGTAGGTGTAAATGGTTTCGGTTATGCAAGCTATTACACTTGTGATTACTATTCCTATTATTATTACGGTACATACGATTGTAATAATCCAACAATGTGGGCCGATTACTCTCTCAGTATGGAAAGAGATACTCATGAATTAAGATTTTCTGGTGGTGAGGAAGGAGATAAAGTCCAATGGTTAATTGGCGTATTTTATGACAAATTGGAAAACCCTTATCAATACACTTATAAATGGCCTGGTTTACAAGACGAATGGTCAAATGGTTCTTTTGGAGGCACAGGCATAGCTGGAAGAGAAGGAATCTGGTGGGATGCAGATAATCTTAGGAAAGATGAGACTAAAGCAGTTTATGGTGAAGCTATTATTTCTCTAAATGAAAATACTGATCTAACCGTTGGCTTAAGAGCGTTTGACTCAAAATTAACTTTTGATGCAAAGGATGGTTATTTTGGTGGGTACGGAATAGATTATTATGGACATGAAGCCAATAGAACGGAAAAAGATTCTGGCATTTCTCCAAAATTAGCTATATCTAGAACATTAGAAAATAATGCTCTTTTATATTTTAATTTTTCTCAAGGTTATAGGCCCGCGGGAACAAATAGAACTAACAAAAATAGTGACTCAGCTCCTTTATATTACGACTCTGATGAACTAAACAATTACGAGGTTGGTTATAAATATTCGAATTCTGATGGTACTCAGAGATTTAATATTGCAGGATATATGATGGATTGGAAGGATATGCAAACTGCTGTATATGACCGTGATTTAGCAACTATACAATTTAATACAAACATTGGTGATGCAAGGATCACTGGTGTCGAGCTAGATTGGACAATCATTACAGATAATGGATTCTTAATAGTTTTAGGAGCATCTCTTATTGATCCAAAGCTTGAGGAAGACTTTGTGCTTAACGGTGTAGTTCAAGCAACTTCAGGTACTCAATTAGCAAATGTTGCTAAGCAGAAAGCTTCGATTGCGATTAATAAAGAATTTAGTTTTGCTGGAAGAAATGCGTATTGGGATTTAAATTTATCCCGTACAGGAAAAAGAGAGTCTTCTATAACAAACCCTGTAAATCAACCTGCATATACTTTAGGAAGTTTTTCTTCGACTCTAGAAGGGGAGAATTGGGATGGCACTTTGTATGTAGACAATATTTCTGATGAAAGAGCAGTTATATGGGAATATCAAGGCTTTAGACCAGAAACGAAATTTACTAATAGACCAAGAGAAATTGGTATTAGACTTAAATATAAACTGTAA
- a CDS encoding BCCT family transporter, translating to MEDIYKAIKSYGIDAISLFISFISVIATASFILWDANLAKKIIDNIYSLVVSYFGSSYLILTIVSFLFLIILATTNYGKYTLGGKNTSPEFSYFSWIGMLFCSGIGGGIIYWSGVEWAYYVGIPQFSIEAYSSEAYSLATAYGLFHWGLSAWSIYGIPAIALSIAFYKYNLNSLRLSSSLKGLGIPDIESSYFGRFIDLIFILATVGAAGGTIGSYIPMLSSGFTSLLNINNGIHINIGVILLCVALYGYSVYKGLENGIKILSNFNLILALVFLCLIVFSSDFKELLKLSVSGIHYSFSYFWSMSTLGISEPSDFAKEWTIFYWAWWVAFGPLVGLFIARISKGRSLRQVIIGMLFFGTLGTWLFYLVLGGYSMNGELNNEINVVQNMKDIGHAETAISVITSLPASSIMLCIFCIITIVFITTSYDSMSYVISSHVLNIKGKIKEPHKNLRLAWAVVLGILPAVLVLYSDHSVALDLILITSLPLLFIYPLMAVSIIMELIKK from the coding sequence ATGGAAGATATTTATAAAGCAATAAAGTCATATGGCATAGATGCCATTTCGCTTTTTATTAGTTTTATCTCCGTTATTGCAACTGCTTCATTCATCTTATGGGATGCAAATTTGGCTAAAAAGATAATCGATAATATTTATTCATTAGTAGTTTCATATTTTGGATCTTCTTATCTCATTCTAACAATCGTGAGCTTTCTCTTTCTAATCATTCTTGCAACTACTAACTATGGAAAATATACCTTAGGAGGCAAAAATACTTCTCCTGAGTTCTCATATTTCAGCTGGATAGGAATGCTATTTTGTTCCGGAATAGGTGGAGGTATCATTTACTGGTCAGGAGTAGAATGGGCGTATTACGTCGGAATACCGCAATTTAGTATTGAGGCATATTCATCTGAAGCTTACTCTCTTGCAACTGCATATGGATTATTTCATTGGGGGTTAAGTGCATGGTCAATATACGGTATACCTGCTATCGCACTATCAATAGCATTTTATAAATATAACCTTAATTCACTACGATTGAGCTCTAGTTTAAAGGGTCTAGGAATACCTGATATTGAATCCTCTTATTTTGGTAGATTTATAGATCTTATTTTTATCCTAGCTACAGTCGGAGCGGCTGGTGGCACTATTGGTTCTTATATACCAATGTTATCAAGCGGATTTACAAGTTTATTAAATATAAACAATGGTATACATATAAATATTGGAGTAATACTTTTATGTGTGGCCTTGTATGGTTATAGTGTTTATAAAGGTTTAGAAAATGGCATAAAGATCCTCAGTAACTTTAATCTTATATTGGCTTTAGTTTTTCTTTGTTTGATAGTATTTTCTTCAGACTTTAAAGAATTACTCAAGTTATCAGTATCTGGCATTCATTATTCATTTAGCTACTTCTGGAGCATGAGCACGCTTGGTATTAGTGAACCGTCAGATTTTGCAAAAGAATGGACAATATTTTACTGGGCTTGGTGGGTAGCATTTGGACCTTTAGTAGGATTATTCATAGCAAGAATTTCTAAAGGTAGATCGCTGAGGCAAGTAATTATAGGAATGTTGTTTTTCGGCACACTTGGTACTTGGCTCTTTTACCTTGTGCTGGGAGGCTATTCAATGAATGGTGAACTTAATAATGAAATAAATGTAGTACAAAATATGAAAGATATAGGTCATGCAGAGACAGCAATATCTGTAATTACCTCCCTGCCCGCTAGTTCAATAATGCTTTGTATCTTTTGCATTATTACAATTGTATTTATAACTACTTCTTACGATTCGATGTCTTATGTAATCTCGTCTCATGTTCTGAATATAAAAGGAAAAATAAAAGAGCCTCATAAAAATTTAAGATTGGCTTGGGCTGTTGTTTTAGGTATCTTGCCTGCCGTACTTGTCTTATATTCAGATCACAGTGTGGCTTTAGACTTAATACTAATTACATCATTGCCGTTACTATTTATTTACCCCTTAATGGCAGTATCAATAATAATGGAGCTAATAAAAAAATAA